The Eleginops maclovinus isolate JMC-PN-2008 ecotype Puerto Natales chromosome 24, JC_Emac_rtc_rv5, whole genome shotgun sequence genome contains a region encoding:
- the LOC134860624 gene encoding fibroblast growth factor 14-like yields the protein MAAAIASGLIRQKRQAREQHAHRPTPHRRRKSPGKKQGLCNGNLVDIFSKVRIFGLKKRRLRRQEPQLKGIVTRLFCRQGFYLQMGQDGSMDGTKDDSTNSSLFNLIPVGLRVVAIQSVKTGLYIAMNGEGHLYSSELFTAECKFKESVFENYYVIYSSMLYRQKESGRAWFLGLNKEGQAMKGNRVKKTKPAAHFLPKPIEEPVIPLHFCVAMYREPSLHDVGETVPKVAGGPSSKSTTSEPVVMNGGKPVNKPDKEET from the exons ATGGCAGCAGCCATCGCCAGCGGTTTGATCCGCCAGAAGCGACAGGCGAGAGAGCAACACGCCCACCGACCGACCCCTCACCGGCGGCGGAAGAGCCCCGGTAAGAAGCAGGGGCTGTGCAACGGGAACCTGGTCGACATCTTCTCCAAAGTCCGGATATTTGgcctgaagaagaggaggctaCGGAGACAAG aaccGCAGCTGAAGGGCATAGTGACCAGGTTGTTCTGCAGGCAGGGCTTCTATCTACAGATGGGCCAGGATGGAAGTATGGATGGGACCAAAGACGACAGCACCAACTCCT CTCTGTTTAACTTAATTCCTGTGGGTCTGAGAGTCGTGGCCATCCAATCAGTGAAGACCGGCCTCTACATCGCCATGAACGGAGAGGGTCACCTCTACTCATCg GAACTGTTTACAGCGGAGTGTAAGTTTAAGGAGTCGGTGTTCGAGAACTACTACGTGATCTACAGCTCGATGCTCTACAGACAGAAGGAGTCGGGCCGGGCCTGGTTCCTAGGCCTCAACAAAGAGGGGCAGGCCATGAAGGGCAACAGGGTGAAGAAGACCAAACCAGCTGCACACTTTCTGCCTAAACCTATAGAGGAACCGGTAATTCCcttacatttttgtg TTGCGATGTACAGAGAGCCTTCGTTGCATGACGTAGGGGAGACGGTGCCTAAAGTCGCCGGGGGCCCGTCTTCCAAAAGCACAACCAGCGAACCTGTGGTCATGAACGGCGGCAAACCAGTCAACAAACCCGACAAGGAGGAGACATAA